A window from Chitinophaga filiformis encodes these proteins:
- a CDS encoding DUF58 domain-containing protein, whose translation MLKAFYQSLFFTTRFYALLGSTAMLFVVSYFFPSLYIVSELIFILLAFLLVLDIIFLYAAGEKPLEVTRSMASRFSNGDNNDIRIKLVNNYRFPVTVIVLDELPVQFQVRDFRKKAKLKAGEEQEIHYTLRPVERGEYHFGKTNAFVRSLLGLSQRHIAPLNEDIVRVYPSFLQLRNYEFFSFNGRLQEMGVHKQRVTGHSMEFDHIKEYVRGDDVRMLNWKATARRGTPMVNSYVEEKSQQVYCVIDKGRAMKMPFEGLSLLDYAINASLIFSNIALQKGDKTGLVTLAAQQVDVLPSSAKKTQMNLILEKLYAQETQWQESDYERLSVTLRSVFSQRSLLILFTNFESMTALQRQLPYLRRLSKYHLLLVVFFENTELKKVTKDHVHTVEEIYRQVIAQKFAYEKKLMVRELTKYGILSLLTPPEQLTLNVINKYLELKARALI comes from the coding sequence ATGTTGAAAGCATTTTATCAGTCTTTATTTTTTACAACGCGCTTCTATGCATTACTGGGAAGCACGGCGATGTTATTTGTCGTGTCTTATTTTTTCCCTTCATTGTATATCGTGTCGGAGCTGATCTTTATACTACTCGCATTCCTGCTCGTACTGGATATCATCTTTCTGTATGCGGCCGGAGAGAAGCCACTGGAGGTGACGCGCTCCATGGCCAGCCGTTTCAGTAATGGTGATAATAATGACATCAGGATAAAGCTGGTAAATAATTATCGTTTCCCCGTTACAGTTATAGTACTGGATGAATTACCGGTGCAGTTCCAGGTACGTGATTTCAGGAAAAAGGCAAAGCTGAAAGCCGGCGAGGAACAGGAGATTCACTATACCTTACGTCCTGTAGAGAGGGGAGAATATCATTTCGGTAAAACCAATGCTTTTGTGCGCAGCCTGTTGGGATTGTCGCAGCGGCATATTGCACCGCTGAATGAGGATATTGTCCGGGTATATCCTTCTTTCCTGCAGTTACGCAATTATGAGTTCTTTTCTTTCAATGGCCGGTTACAGGAAATGGGGGTGCATAAACAGCGGGTAACAGGTCATAGCATGGAGTTTGATCATATTAAGGAATATGTGCGTGGCGATGATGTACGTATGCTGAACTGGAAAGCCACTGCGCGCAGAGGTACGCCAATGGTCAATAGTTATGTTGAAGAGAAATCGCAGCAGGTATATTGTGTGATTGACAAAGGCAGGGCCATGAAGATGCCTTTCGAAGGATTGTCTTTACTGGATTATGCTATCAACGCCTCATTGATCTTCAGTAATATTGCCTTGCAGAAGGGAGATAAAACAGGGCTGGTTACGCTTGCAGCGCAGCAGGTGGACGTACTGCCTTCCTCTGCCAAGAAGACGCAAATGAACCTGATACTGGAGAAGTTATATGCGCAGGAAACACAGTGGCAGGAAAGTGATTATGAGCGGCTGAGTGTTACTCTGCGTAGTGTTTTTTCCCAGCGTTCCCTGCTGATACTTTTCACCAATTTTGAATCTATGACGGCGCTGCAAAGGCAGCTACCCTATCTGCGCAGGCTTTCAAAGTATCACTTGTTGCTGGTAGTTTTCTTTGAAAATACAGAGCTTAAGAAAGTAACAAAAGATCACGTGCATACTGTGGAAGAGATCTATCGTCAGGTGATTGCACAGAAATTTGCTTATGAAAAGAAACTGATGGTCAGGGAGCTTACGAAATATGGTATCCTGTCCTTACTTACTCCACCGGAACAACTCACATTAAATGTGATCAACAAATACCTGGAGCTGAAAGCCAGGGCGCTTATTTAG
- a CDS encoding stage II sporulation protein M, whose product MRESTFIKKNLQRWKRYQEQPAEDPDEMAERFTSLLDDLAYAKTFYSFSKVTGYINSLAAGIYHSIYGNRKGQDGRVRNFFIYELPLLFRKYHRLFLFTFLFFLLFCVISAFSAAHDETFVRGVLGDEYVSMTEQNINNGDPFGVYKQDNELVMFLQIAKNNITVAMWTFVGGVTLGVGTLWLMMKNAVMLGAFQYYFFSKGLGIKSVLVIWIHGTLEISAIVIAGCAGLVMISGLIFPGTRKRLDALKNTARDGVKIVVTLIPVFIVAAFLEGFVTRHTAMPLWVSISILSLSLLFIIGYFIVYPIYLHRKGYKLGLKATIIKPVK is encoded by the coding sequence ATGCGTGAATCAACCTTCATAAAAAAGAATCTCCAGCGCTGGAAAAGATACCAGGAGCAACCTGCCGAAGATCCGGACGAGATGGCGGAACGTTTTACCAGCCTGCTGGACGATCTGGCTTATGCCAAAACCTTCTACAGCTTCAGCAAGGTGACCGGTTATATCAACAGCCTGGCTGCCGGTATCTATCATAGTATCTATGGCAACCGGAAAGGGCAGGATGGCCGGGTACGCAACTTCTTCATCTATGAGCTGCCACTATTGTTCCGCAAATACCACCGTTTGTTCCTTTTCACTTTTTTGTTCTTTCTCCTGTTCTGCGTCATTAGTGCTTTTTCTGCTGCCCATGATGAGACTTTCGTACGTGGTGTGCTGGGAGACGAATATGTGAGTATGACAGAACAGAATATTAATAACGGCGATCCTTTTGGCGTTTATAAACAAGACAACGAGCTGGTAATGTTCCTGCAAATAGCAAAGAACAACATTACCGTGGCAATGTGGACCTTTGTCGGAGGTGTGACCCTGGGAGTAGGTACCCTGTGGCTGATGATGAAGAATGCCGTTATGCTCGGCGCTTTCCAGTATTATTTCTTCTCCAAAGGACTAGGCATAAAATCGGTCCTTGTGATCTGGATACATGGCACCCTGGAGATCTCAGCTATCGTAATAGCCGGTTGCGCAGGACTGGTAATGATCAGCGGACTGATATTCCCGGGTACCCGTAAAAGACTGGATGCTTTGAAAAATACGGCCCGCGATGGTGTAAAGATAGTAGTGACGCTGATACCGGTATTTATAGTGGCTGCCTTCCTGGAAGGTTTTGTAACCCGGCATACCGCTATGCCGCTATGGGTCAGCATCAGCATATTGTCGCTATCACTGCTATTTATCATTGGTTACTTTATTGTTTACCCGATCTATCTGCATCGTAAAGGATATAAGCTCGGACTGAAAGCAACTATTATAAAGCCTGTGAAATGA
- a CDS encoding NAD(P)/FAD-dependent oxidoreductase, giving the protein MIQPNIPETGMPRVVIVGGGFGGINLAKKLKNAPVQVVMLDRNNYHLFQPLLYQVSTAGLETDSIAFPLRGIFKHQSNFFFRMAEVTGVRPAENILETGIGELRYDYLVLATGSTTNFFGNKVIEEHAIGMKSLIEAVQIRNYVIKQFEESLLLEDEEQIRSKLNFVMVGGGPTGVELAGAFAELRKYIMPKDYPELPVSLMNIYLIEGSGRILNGMSEHSSRKSLESLEKLGVKVLCNAVVKEYDGKTLLLSNGETLKTQSLLWAAGVKGVPVTGIPQESILPNGRIQVNEFNLVSGTLNIYAIGDIAQMVNDPKFPRGYPMVAQVAIQQGANLAENIVKMIKSAGRGLKAFKYKDLGSMATIGRNHAVAEFAGMKLSGFMAWMVWMAVHLMSLLGFRNKLVVFSNWFYRYFTFDRGTRIIIKRGAANIVKLRQTVVS; this is encoded by the coding sequence ATGATTCAACCGAATATTCCGGAAACAGGAATGCCCCGTGTAGTAATTGTAGGTGGCGGTTTTGGCGGTATCAACCTGGCCAAAAAACTCAAAAATGCCCCCGTACAGGTTGTGATGCTTGACAGGAACAATTATCATCTCTTCCAACCCCTTCTTTACCAGGTATCTACTGCTGGTCTTGAAACAGATAGTATCGCTTTTCCGCTTCGCGGGATCTTTAAACACCAATCCAACTTCTTCTTCCGTATGGCCGAGGTAACCGGTGTACGGCCTGCAGAAAATATACTCGAAACAGGCATCGGAGAGCTGCGTTACGATTACCTGGTACTCGCTACCGGCAGCACCACCAATTTCTTTGGCAACAAGGTGATTGAGGAACATGCCATTGGTATGAAGTCGCTCATTGAAGCAGTACAGATCCGTAATTATGTGATCAAACAGTTTGAGGAAAGCCTGCTACTGGAAGATGAAGAACAGATCAGGTCAAAACTGAACTTCGTGATGGTAGGTGGAGGTCCTACAGGTGTAGAGCTGGCAGGTGCTTTCGCAGAACTGCGTAAGTATATTATGCCGAAAGATTATCCTGAACTGCCGGTATCATTGATGAACATCTATCTCATTGAAGGTAGCGGACGTATCCTGAACGGTATGAGTGAACACTCTTCCCGCAAATCGCTGGAAAGCCTGGAGAAACTCGGTGTGAAGGTATTGTGCAATGCCGTTGTGAAAGAGTACGATGGTAAAACACTTTTGCTCAGCAATGGCGAAACCCTGAAGACCCAGTCATTATTGTGGGCCGCGGGCGTAAAAGGTGTACCGGTAACAGGTATTCCGCAGGAATCAATATTACCCAACGGCCGTATACAAGTGAATGAATTCAACCTGGTGAGCGGCACGCTGAATATTTATGCCATCGGCGATATTGCCCAGATGGTGAATGATCCTAAGTTTCCCAGAGGCTATCCCATGGTGGCACAGGTGGCCATTCAACAGGGCGCAAACCTGGCAGAGAATATCGTAAAGATGATCAAATCTGCCGGCCGTGGCCTGAAAGCATTTAAGTACAAGGATCTTGGCAGCATGGCTACTATAGGCCGTAATCATGCCGTGGCTGAATTTGCAGGAATGAAACTGAGCGGATTTATGGCCTGGATGGTGTGGATGGCGGTGCATCTTATGAGCCTTCTCGGATTCAGGAATAAACTGGTGGTGTTCAGTAACTGGTTCTATCGTTACTTCACTTTTGACCGTGGTACGCGTATTATTATTAAACGTGGCGCTGCAAATATTGTGAAACTCCGCCAGACCGTTGTCAGCTGA
- a CDS encoding DUF4350 domain-containing protein, with protein sequence MKSKLIIIVSAIVLVFLILLVFSARTGKPDSQNIDEKELARQSFSHKDKSPGGCYVMFKTLSHLFYYDIRPQVVTKPFSRTYSKDETLASTDYNLYILVTDKLYTSAEDAKNMIKFAAAGNQLFIAANQPDSLLLEYLNVKVNDEGIFQSFTNADQRYVNSSLAPDTAFSRKGIRGGSFITKMDTSRTTILGTDAFHRPDFVRVSVGEGAVFLLLQPSTLTNYFLMHDRNIVSLERQLAYTNLYMDHVYWDEFYKYQHYRQSSDFSEWQVLMRYPAMRWALWLAVALLLIYMLFESKRRQRIIPERPLLVNNSLEFVDALGQLYYQQHDNRNLAQKIILQWQEFVRTRYYLNTNNLDAAFAEALSRKAVMPLEQVKDILNSIQEVQSGHTITDEYLQRFYKNIQAFYLNTK encoded by the coding sequence GTGAAATCAAAATTAATAATAATAGTCAGCGCCATTGTCCTGGTATTTTTGATCCTGCTGGTCTTCTCTGCACGTACAGGCAAGCCGGACAGTCAAAATATTGACGAAAAGGAACTTGCACGGCAGAGCTTTTCCCATAAGGATAAAAGTCCCGGCGGGTGTTATGTGATGTTTAAAACATTATCTCATCTTTTTTATTATGATATCAGGCCGCAGGTAGTGACCAAGCCTTTTTCCCGCACCTACAGCAAAGATGAAACACTTGCATCTACTGATTATAACCTGTATATCCTCGTGACAGACAAGTTGTACACTTCAGCAGAAGACGCTAAGAATATGATCAAATTTGCTGCTGCGGGTAATCAGCTGTTCATTGCAGCCAATCAACCGGACAGCCTGCTGCTGGAATACCTGAATGTAAAGGTGAATGATGAAGGAATTTTCCAGTCGTTTACCAATGCGGATCAGCGATATGTGAACAGTAGCCTGGCGCCGGATACTGCCTTTTCCCGTAAAGGCATCAGGGGGGGCAGTTTCATCACAAAGATGGATACCAGCCGTACTACTATATTGGGTACAGATGCATTCCACCGTCCCGACTTTGTAAGAGTATCAGTTGGTGAAGGCGCAGTGTTCCTGCTGTTGCAGCCATCTACGCTGACCAACTATTTCCTGATGCATGACCGCAATATAGTGTCTTTGGAAAGGCAACTGGCCTATACTAACCTATACATGGATCATGTGTACTGGGATGAGTTTTACAAATATCAACACTATCGTCAGTCGTCCGATTTCAGCGAGTGGCAGGTGCTGATGCGTTATCCGGCTATGCGTTGGGCCTTGTGGCTGGCGGTGGCATTATTACTGATCTATATGTTGTTTGAAAGCAAACGCAGGCAACGCATCATACCTGAAAGGCCTTTGCTGGTGAATAATTCACTGGAGTTTGTAGATGCGCTGGGACAGTTGTACTATCAGCAACATGACAACCGCAACCTGGCGCAGAAGATCATTCTGCAGTGGCAGGAGTTTGTACGCACACGCTATTATCTGAATACAAACAACCTGGATGCTGCATTTGCAGAGGCATTGTCCCGCAAGGCAGTTATGCCGCTGGAACAGGTGAAAGATATCCTGAACAGTATCCAGGAGGTACAGTCCGGTCACACCATTACAGATGAATATTTACAGCGATTTTATAAAAACATACAAGCGTTCTATTTAAATACGAAATAA
- a CDS encoding AAA family ATPase, which translates to MEETTFQPRTDFTALHEAVVAIREQIGKVIIGQHEMIDLLIAGLLTQGHVLIEGVPGVAKTLTAKLLARCIDADFSRLQFTPDIMPADVIGTSIFNPEKREFEYKRGPVFSNLVLIDEINRAPAKTQAALFEVMEERQVTNDGVTHPLPAPFMVVATQNPIEQEGTYRLPEAQLDRFLFKIEVKYPALAEEISMLQAMHQYNGMSDLTQLVERVVTAIQIMEYQVLVRKVHIEDKLLHYIAALIHETRNNASLYLGASPRASLAVMNCAKAVAAMHNRDFVTPDDIVSMLPHVLRHRIMLTPEREMEGITTDEVISQIVKSVEVPR; encoded by the coding sequence ATGGAGGAAACTACATTTCAACCCAGGACTGATTTTACCGCGCTGCATGAAGCGGTAGTGGCCATCCGGGAGCAGATAGGAAAGGTAATTATTGGTCAGCATGAGATGATCGACCTGTTAATAGCAGGGCTGCTTACACAAGGCCATGTGCTTATAGAAGGCGTGCCTGGTGTAGCGAAGACACTGACTGCCAAACTACTGGCGCGCTGTATAGATGCAGACTTCTCCAGGCTGCAGTTTACACCCGACATTATGCCTGCCGACGTGATTGGTACTTCCATATTCAATCCGGAGAAAAGAGAGTTTGAATATAAGCGTGGCCCGGTGTTCAGCAACCTGGTGCTGATAGATGAGATTAACCGTGCCCCGGCGAAAACGCAGGCGGCCCTGTTTGAAGTGATGGAAGAAAGGCAGGTGACGAATGATGGTGTTACACATCCATTACCTGCTCCTTTTATGGTAGTGGCTACACAGAACCCGATAGAGCAGGAGGGAACGTATCGCTTGCCTGAAGCGCAGCTGGACCGTTTTCTTTTTAAAATAGAAGTAAAATATCCTGCACTGGCGGAAGAGATATCCATGCTCCAGGCAATGCATCAATACAATGGTATGTCTGACCTGACGCAGCTGGTCGAGCGTGTAGTAACCGCTATACAGATCATGGAATACCAGGTGCTGGTGCGTAAAGTGCATATAGAAGATAAACTGCTGCACTACATTGCTGCGCTGATCCATGAAACGCGTAACAATGCATCACTGTATCTCGGAGCTTCACCGCGTGCATCGCTGGCAGTCATGAACTGTGCAAAGGCAGTTGCCGCCATGCACAACCGCGACTTCGTTACACCTGATGATATTGTCAGCATGTTGCCGCATGTATTGCGTCATCGTATTATGCTCACACCTGAACGTGAGATGGAAGGTATTACTACAGATGAAGTGATCTCACAGATCGTGAAGTCGGTGGAAGTACCGAGGTAA
- a CDS encoding DUF4129 domain-containing protein, whose protein sequence is MKKTRVHYILLLLCLPLLVSAQQSVPTEQWDSMVAEDMINTATKREAAEEAADTSTREDIIRHEEEHHLWDQAAPAMADTMSSYADYPLVLRAVPDSVMKVLQADRELQYRKKKPEQRKNIPWLNNLFAGILKLVGLFKFVIVGIILSCVGFLLYLYLKQNGYLFKKTKPDADKTVRLTEEELDTETYHQQIEQAIASGKLRVAVRLLYLQTLRVLVDKGILTYSREKTNAAYLRSLVSTPWYKTFATLTLDYEYIWYGEMPVNNEQFNVIHKQFRQFMNELGYTR, encoded by the coding sequence ATGAAGAAAACGCGCGTTCATTATATCCTGTTATTATTGTGTCTGCCTTTGTTGGTCAGCGCGCAGCAATCTGTACCCACGGAACAATGGGATTCCATGGTTGCTGAAGATATGATCAACACTGCCACAAAAAGAGAGGCTGCAGAAGAAGCGGCAGATACCAGCACGAGGGAAGATATTATCCGGCATGAAGAAGAACATCACCTCTGGGACCAGGCAGCGCCGGCAATGGCTGATACGATGTCCTCTTATGCGGATTATCCGTTGGTGCTACGAGCAGTGCCTGACAGCGTCATGAAGGTACTGCAGGCCGATCGGGAATTGCAATACCGGAAAAAGAAACCGGAGCAGCGCAAAAATATACCCTGGCTCAACAATCTCTTTGCAGGCATCTTAAAGCTGGTAGGGCTTTTTAAGTTTGTGATCGTGGGTATTATTTTAAGTTGTGTTGGCTTTCTGTTGTATCTCTACCTGAAACAGAACGGCTACCTGTTTAAGAAAACAAAGCCGGATGCTGACAAGACCGTAAGACTGACAGAAGAAGAGCTGGATACGGAAACATATCATCAGCAGATAGAACAGGCCATTGCTTCCGGAAAGCTCAGAGTGGCGGTAAGGTTGTTGTATCTGCAAACACTGCGGGTACTTGTAGATAAAGGGATTCTTACCTACAGCAGGGAAAAAACCAATGCAGCTTATCTGCGCAGCCTGGTATCTACACCATGGTATAAAACATTTGCAACGCTGACACTGGATTATGAATACATCTGGTACGGAGAGATGCCTGTGAACAACGAACAGTTCAACGTTATACACAAGCAGTTCCGTCAATTTATGAACGAATTAGGCTATACCCGGTGA
- a CDS encoding RDD family protein produces the protein MASIKIPTSFNIDLEFETANLFQRFMGWLLDTLIRAVYCIALGYTVYNMQLGEVTSYVVYFFLGVLPILFYFLVLEIVMNGQTPGKLMLNIKVRNMQGGKPSISQHLIRWLFRLLEAPYFFWNGIIPIIAILRSPYDQRLGDIVAGTIVVSTKTKASLNDTIFRDMSAVDYQPRFPQILKLSDRDMNKIKSLMDQAIKSKNPELAARVAYRVKDVLEIKTDMLPEEFLETVLNDYNYYTTR, from the coding sequence ATGGCTTCAATAAAAATACCCACTTCTTTCAATATAGACCTTGAATTTGAGACAGCGAACCTTTTCCAGCGATTTATGGGCTGGTTGCTGGATACGCTCATCAGGGCGGTATATTGTATAGCATTGGGATATACGGTGTACAATATGCAGTTGGGCGAGGTAACGAGTTATGTGGTGTACTTCTTCCTGGGTGTATTACCGATCTTATTCTATTTCCTTGTACTTGAGATCGTTATGAACGGACAGACGCCGGGTAAGCTGATGCTGAACATCAAAGTACGGAATATGCAGGGCGGGAAGCCCAGTATCAGCCAACACCTGATCAGGTGGCTGTTTCGCCTGCTGGAAGCCCCCTATTTCTTCTGGAACGGTATTATCCCCATCATTGCGATATTAAGGTCGCCTTATGATCAGCGGCTGGGAGATATTGTGGCAGGAACGATCGTAGTGAGTACAAAAACCAAGGCGAGCCTCAACGACACGATATTCAGGGATATGTCGGCGGTGGATTATCAGCCGCGTTTCCCCCAGATCCTGAAATTGTCTGACAGGGATATGAATAAGATCAAGTCGCTGATGGATCAGGCTATCAAGTCAAAGAACCCCGAATTGGCAGCGCGTGTTGCCTATCGTGTAAAAGATGTGCTTGAGATCAAGACGGATATGCTGCCTGAAGAATTCCTGGAAACGGTCCTGAACGATTATAACTACTATACGACTCGATAG
- a CDS encoding DUF5684 domain-containing protein: MQDVSYESSGAAMTGAFLVLMVFYLAIVVLLIVSGWKVFEKAGKPGWASIIPIYSLIVMLEIVGKPWWYIFMFLIPIYGWFILPIMLTHDLSKSFGKDVGFTIGLLFLGIIFYPILAFSKDIQYIGPAGRPAGPALDSQIGSIGNPAV, encoded by the coding sequence ATGCAAGACGTATCCTACGAATCTTCAGGCGCTGCTATGACTGGCGCATTCCTTGTTCTTATGGTGTTCTACCTGGCCATTGTCGTGCTGCTCATCGTTAGCGGCTGGAAAGTATTCGAAAAGGCCGGTAAGCCAGGTTGGGCAAGTATTATCCCTATCTACAGTTTAATTGTGATGCTGGAAATTGTAGGGAAACCCTGGTGGTACATTTTCATGTTCCTGATCCCTATCTACGGGTGGTTCATCCTGCCTATCATGTTGACCCACGATCTCAGCAAGAGCTTCGGGAAGGATGTCGGGTTCACGATAGGGCTGCTGTTCTTAGGGATCATTTTTTATCCGATCCTGGCATTCAGCAAAGACATCCAATATATCGGTCCCGCTGGTCGTCCCGCCGGGCCTGCATTGGATAGCCAGATAGGTAGTATCGGAAATCCGGCAGTATAA
- the fsa gene encoding fructose-6-phosphate aldolase: MKFFIDTANLAQIKEANDLGVLDGVTTNPSLMAKEGIKGEANILKHYETICELVDGPISAEVLSTEFNAIVEEGKKLAAIHPNIVVKVPMIKDGIKALKWFTDNGIKTNCTLVFSAGQAILAAKAGATFVSPFIGRIDDSNWDGVELIAQIAQIYSIQGFKTEILAASIRSPLHIIKCAEAGADICTCPLDSILGLLKHPLTDIGLAKFLEDAKKM; the protein is encoded by the coding sequence ATGAAATTCTTCATAGATACTGCAAATCTGGCACAGATTAAAGAAGCAAACGACCTGGGCGTTCTTGACGGTGTTACCACCAACCCTTCCCTGATGGCTAAAGAAGGCATCAAAGGCGAAGCTAACATCCTCAAACATTATGAAACAATTTGCGAGCTGGTAGATGGTCCTATCAGTGCAGAAGTATTGTCTACCGAGTTCAACGCCATTGTTGAAGAAGGTAAGAAACTGGCTGCTATTCACCCAAACATCGTGGTGAAAGTGCCTATGATCAAAGACGGTATCAAAGCGCTGAAATGGTTCACTGACAACGGTATCAAAACCAACTGTACACTGGTATTCTCTGCAGGTCAGGCTATCCTGGCTGCTAAAGCAGGTGCTACTTTTGTATCTCCTTTCATTGGCCGTATTGATGACAGTAACTGGGATGGCGTTGAGCTGATTGCCCAGATAGCACAGATCTACAGCATCCAGGGCTTCAAAACCGAGATCCTGGCGGCTTCTATCCGCTCTCCTTTACACATCATCAAATGTGCTGAAGCCGGTGCAGACATTTGCACATGTCCGCTGGATTCAATCCTCGGTCTCCTGAAACACCCGCTGACTGACATCGGTCTGGCTAAGTTCCTGGAAGACGCTAAGAAAATGTAA